The DNA sequence CTGCGCGACGAGGTGTTGGCCAAGACGCTGTCCGGGCACTACCGATTGTGCCTGGGATTCACCGAACCCGAGGGCGGCTCCGACGTCGCGACCTGTAAGACCCGCGCGGTGCGTGACGGTGACGGCTGGGTCATCAACGGATCCAAGATGTTCACCTCCAATGCCCACCATGCGCATTACGTGTTCCTGCTGACGAACACCAACCCGGGCGCCCCCAAGCATCAGAGCCTGACGATGTTCCTGGTGCCCCTCGACGCCGCCGGGGTCGACATCCAACCGATCCGCACCGTGGACGGGGACCGCACCAACATCACGTTCTACAGCGACGTGCGCGTGCCGGACCGGTACCGCCTCGGCGACGTGGACGGCGGCTGGACGGTGCTGCGCACGGCTCTGGATGCCGAGCACGGCACCGGCGAACGTGACGAGAGCGGGCTGCAGAAGATCGCCACCATGACCGAGCATGCGCTGTTGCTCGCCGAGGGCCTCGATGCTGTCGCCGGCTCAGGGGCCACCTCGGTCGTGGGTGAGGACTCGGTGGCCTACCGGCTGGGTCGCAGCGTGGCCCGCATGGAAGCCGCGCTCAGCACGCCGGGCATGTACGGCCGCGTCGCAATCGCCACGGCGTTGCGGGAGCTCAGCCCAGAGCTGATGGATGTGCAGGGCGCCTCCGGCGGCCTCGCCTCGGCCGACCTCGACGCGCAGTACCTGTTCCGTCTGGGAGTGCCGATGGGAATCTACGGTGGCACGTTGGAGGTCTTTCGCAACATGATCGCTCAACATGCGCTCGGCCTGGGGAGGCCCGCCTACGCCCCCGCTGCGGCCGGACGCTCCTAGAGTTGCGGGAGCTGTGGAATCACCTCGGTGGACAGCAGCTCCAGGGTCTGTTCCGAGCATCGGTCGTGGGTGAACAACACGAGCTGGCCGAAACCCAGCTCGATCAGTTCGCCCAGCCGGTCCACCACGGCGGACGCTGTGCCGACCAGTCCCGCCTCCCGGAGGCCGAAACCCGGATCACCGAAACGCTTCTCGGCAACCTCCCGCACTCGGGGCAGCGCGGCTTCATCGGGTGCGAGCGCCATCACGGCCTCCACCGAGAGCACGATGCTGTCGGGATCTCGGCCGATGTCCTGGCAGATCGCTCGCAGGGCGGCGAGCTTGGCCTCGATGTCACCCAGCGCGTAGGTCGGCACATTCCACACGTCGGCGTAGCGCGCCACCAGCGGCAGGGTGAACTTCTCGCCGACCCCTCCGACGACGATCGGGGGATGCGGCTGCTGTGTCGGCCCGGGCTTGATGGGCATATCGGAGACGGCGAAGTGCTCCCCGGTGAAGTGGATGCGCTCTTCTCTGAACGCCTGGTGCAGAATCTGCAGCGTTTCTCCCAGCTGGGCCGACCGGGCGGCGAACGTGCCCCAGGGCAGACCGGCCCGTCGGTGTTCGTCTTCGATCGATCCGCTGCCGATGCCCAGCGACAGGCGCCCGCCCGAGATGTGGTCGAGGGTCGTCACCATCTTTGCCAGCATGACCGGATGGCGAAACTGGTTGCACAGCACCATGTGTCCGATTCGGAGGCGGTCGGTGCGGGCGAGCAGCGCGGTGGCCAGGGTCCACGCCTCCAGTGATGGGTAATCGGGCATACCGGGAGCGAAAAGGTGGTCGTAGAGCCACACCGAGTCGATGCCGGAGTCCTCGCACCGGCGGGCACGGCGTTCGACGTCCTCGTAGGGCAGGCCCATGTGGGGCAGATAGATCCCGATCTCGGGCCTGGCCATCGGTGTCGCCCACCCCTTTCGTCGGTCGTGGTGCTGTACATCGCACTGCGCGCATGGTAACGACATTCTCACTGATAGAGAAGAGTGTTATCCCGCGGGTGCCCGCATGACCGCCGAGGAGGCCTGGCAGTGAAGTTCGCCATCACCCATCCGATGCACAGCCACCCGTACAACCCGGAGCTGGTGACCGGGGCGGGAATAGCCCGGGTCGCCGCGGCCGCCGAGACGGCCGGGTTCGACGGGTTCGGCTTCACCGATCACCCCGCTCCCAGCCAGCGGTGGCTCGAGTCCGGCGGGCACGACGCACTCGACCCCTTCGTCGCGATGGGTTTCGCGGCCGCACACACCACCACGCTGCGGCTGATCCCCAACATCGTCGTGCTGCCGTACCGCAACCCGTTCATCGTGGCCAAGGCCGGTGCGACGCTGGACCTGGTGTCCGGCGGTCGGTTCACCCTCGCCGTCGGCGTCGGCTATCTCAAGCGGGAGTTCGCCGCCCTCGGAGTCGATTTCGACGACCGGGCCGCATTGTTCGAGGAATCCCTGCACGTGATCCGCGACATCTGGACCACCGACGACGTCACCGTCGACGGGAAGCATTTCACGGCGCAGGGGATCACCGCCCACCC is a window from the Mycolicibacterium poriferae genome containing:
- a CDS encoding LLM class flavin-dependent oxidoreductase, encoding MARPEIGIYLPHMGLPYEDVERRARRCEDSGIDSVWLYDHLFAPGMPDYPSLEAWTLATALLARTDRLRIGHMVLCNQFRHPVMLAKMVTTLDHISGGRLSLGIGSGSIEDEHRRAGLPWGTFAARSAQLGETLQILHQAFREERIHFTGEHFAVSDMPIKPGPTQQPHPPIVVGGVGEKFTLPLVARYADVWNVPTYALGDIEAKLAALRAICQDIGRDPDSIVLSVEAVMALAPDEAALPRVREVAEKRFGDPGFGLREAGLVGTASAVVDRLGELIELGFGQLVLFTHDRCSEQTLELLSTEVIPQLPQL
- a CDS encoding LLM class F420-dependent oxidoreductase — its product is MKFAITHPMHSHPYNPELVTGAGIARVAAAAETAGFDGFGFTDHPAPSQRWLESGGHDALDPFVAMGFAAAHTTTLRLIPNIVVLPYRNPFIVAKAGATLDLVSGGRFTLAVGVGYLKREFAALGVDFDDRAALFEESLHVIRDIWTTDDVTVDGKHFTAQGITAHPRPVSVPHPPIWIGGNTAAARTRVAAHGQGWCPFRAPAMLAQTARTAALESPADLAAGIGDLRRRLEEAGRDPSTVDVTFTNHAGGTPGADDFDADAFLEGVAQLTELGVTWVQVGVPGDSLAHALEAIEQFGTDVIARR